The nucleotide sequence GTTCTTTTTACAATGTTCTCAGTCTCACCACACGCAGATAGATACACAATGTTCTTAATCTGCTGAGTTTGTGTGACTGACAAACTGCAGCAGTGCTGGTAGATGGCGTGGATGTTGGAAAGACACTGATTTGATATTCAGGTGCAGAAGTGCTTGTTCAGAAAGTGCAGTCAAGTGTAGAACGTTGGAGACCCTAAACATGAATATCATTTTAGGACGGAACAGTTGCGTATTCTACCAGGTGACTTAAAGAATACAATTACTTTTTTTCATGTCATCTTAAACTGTCTAAACATTGTACGTTTACAGAAAATGCACAGTGTAAAACTTGAACCGTGTTCTTTGTGGCACTTGTGACTTGGGGATACTTGTAAATACTTATGAAAGTAAGCTAGTGAACTCTGCATTGCATTAATGTTACTGTATTGTGGGTAATGTAGTTATTTTTGCTCTGTCTAGTCCAGTGACATGGTGGAGGGGGGCTACCAGCCTGCGTCTCTGCGGCTGATCAAGGAAGCCCTGAAGATGGACCCGCCCAACCAGAACCGCCATACTGGATCCAGAAATCACAGCGAAGGTACTGACACCAGCTCAAAGCTCGGAACCAAAAACATGATTACTACAACTCTTGGATAGAGCAATAACCCCAATGGGAATGCTGAAGTTTTCTTGTAGGTTTCACAGGACACTTGTTATTGTCTGCAGTACATTGTTTGCATGTGCCTTCATAGTACTGCTCCTCTAACagaccctctctctccatctctctgcccaGTAGGAGACATGGAGTTCAGCCCTATGGCCCAGGAGGCCCTGAAGCGGCCCTCAGCCGTAAGGcatgaagagggggatgaggaggagtgGGACGTGGGGTCCCCTCCAACAGAGGTGTCGGAGGGGGTGCTGAGCGTGGAGGACCTGAGTGGCCTGGAGACGGCCCTGAGGGCAGAGAGGGGGCGCCAGCAAGCAGCCCTGAGGATCCCTCCCACAGCAGGCTCCAACCGTGGCTCCATGAGCCCTGACCCGGAAGTAATGGCAGGCAGCGAGTTCAGCCTGGGCCAGAAGTACATTGGTCTGGATGGGTTGGAACAGGAGGGGGCGCTGGAGAGTCCCACGCCCTCAGAGAGGGACTCTAGTGATGCCCTGCAGGGTCCTGGTGCCCGTCTGAAGGAAGGTGAGAGGGCACTGCCAGGGGGGGCTGGAGGAGCGCTGCAGCCACGCTGGCCCAAGAGGCTGAGGGACAGTGAGGGGATGGAGGAGCAGGGAGGCTCAGATGAGGCCTTGCATCACCCATCTGCTCCGGGTAGCGTGGATGACAGTGGCGAGGAGGAGACCGGAGACCTGATGCATTTCTGCACGCAGTGCGGTGGGGGCTTTGCCAACGAGGCTGAGCTGGAGGAGCACCCCTGCCCCCTGGGGGACACTCACCTGCAGGGAGGGACGGAGGCCACCCTGTTCCCCTGCGCCTCATGCGGCCACGCCTTCAGCCATGCCTGGGCCCTGAAGAACCACGAGTGTGTGTGCGCGGCTGAGCGGCCCCACCGCTGCGAGCTCTGTGGGAAGGGCTTCACACACTCGCGCTCGCTGGAGAGGCACCAGGTGGTTCACACTGGAGAGAGGCCACACCGCTGCCAACAGTGTGGGCGGAGCTTTAGTCGCCTAAGCAACCTGGAGAGGCACCAGCGGATCCACACGGGCGAGCGTCCGTATGGGTGCGAGGTGTGCGGCAGGCGTTTCAGCAGGGTAGAGTACCTGAAAAGACACCAGCTGATCCACAGTGGAGACAGAGACAAGGCCGGCAGCGCCCACCAGTGCTCTCAGTGTGGGAAAGGCTTCAGCGAACCCGAGCAGCTCAAAAACCACGAGTGCTTTTTATAGTTTGATAACTGAGATTTACCATGATTTGTTTGGGGGAGGGGAAAGTTTAAAGAAATTCCTGCTCAAGGTAGACGTTGCTTCCTAACAGATCTAAGATCATTTTACCCTGGCCTCAATCCTGAAGTTGACCATTAGAAATGCAATCTAAAGCTCTGACCTTGTATCAGTGGTTAGGGACAACTTCTACGTACTCCAAAAAAAGGCGATGCCGGTCATCCAGGTTGGGCTGAGCGGTCGAATTGTACATGGAGAAACTTgttgtgtgttttctatgtttctcAAATGTACATTGTATCTTTATATTATGAAATTGAGTATTTTCACTTTGAATACATCAATCATGGCCTTGTATCTTGACTTTATCAATGATGACGATAACAATTTTGGTATTTTGTACTATTCgttttgttttctgtattatccATCAGGATTAAACACTTGACTTTTATTCAGTGACCAATGGTCTCCTTTCATAAACTGTCAATCCTCTCATACTATCAATTGCCAAGGTTAGTTTTCAGCTAGAAATTGtttagttcccccccccccccccccccccccagcctagCTGGAATTTAGTATACTACTTTGGTGCTACTGTAGCAAACAGGCTACTTCTTGTTGGTGTCATTAGGATTTTAGACGCTAGGTCGCGATGACTCGCCAAACCCAACCAGGGAAAATAAGTCTGTGTATCAACAACTTAGTGACAGCAACACCTACTGATAACGTTCTGGAATCGTATCCATTCACTAGTATGGCACTGGCAGAAACTAGAGCTATCAGCTTCGTCACAGCTTGCTTTAATCATTGACGTCTTGTTCAAGACCACAGTGGGTGAGATTCTTAAACTACAAGTCCAAGCATGCAGGAGCTTCAAATCAAGATCTGGGGCATATTCATTAAGCTGATTCTGTTACAAGCAGGTATAGGTAggtatcacaggaggctgctgaggggagaacagctcataataatggccggaacagtGCATATGGAATGGCATATGCACATTAGTTTCAGGCTGTATATAACAATATGTACAGCCTGATTAATCAGACTAACTTAATGCTTTCCATCTCCTTACAGAAGCAGTACAAACTTCTGTAGTCATATAGTCCCACACATACACAACAATTGGCGGTGGACTACAAAGTAAAGGAAGAGTGTGTTCACATCAGCTCCTCTAGGTCCTTGTACCAGAGCAAAGATCAACTCGAGGTAACCTCGTCTGTGATTTGAATTTATCTGCATGTGAACAAAGGTTTAATTTGTATTTGGAGAAGATTCCGTTCACAGCTGAGAAGCTCTGTTTTTTCATTCATGCGGTTATCATACTTAAACAATTTTTAAATCTGCTTTAATCTTTGCTTGTGTAATTATTCAACACATGTCCTCCATTTTCACAAAACATG is from Salvelinus namaycush isolate Seneca chromosome 17, SaNama_1.0, whole genome shotgun sequence and encodes:
- the LOC120062287 gene encoding zinc finger protein with KRAB and SCAN domains 1-like isoform X1 — translated: MADSVETFQTHLTSVMDSLIRASVCEITKLFQDTVNDYLVEISLNRKEMDGLKLRLRLTENKLRNERKYGMGWAENRRNAGLIVSEDGGRKKRKIEVPRGKQTLGLALGGAGEEGGGAAARVVTGGGWKEARELYLIQFPGEEGELEEEGGCVSGEGEETDNIKEESSDMVEGGYQPASLRLIKEALKMDPPNQNRHTGSRNHSEVGDMEFSPMAQEALKRPSAVRHEEGDEEEWDVGSPPTEVSEGVLSVEDLSGLETALRAERGRQQAALRIPPTAGSNRGSMSPDPEVMAGSEFSLGQKYIGLDGLEQEGALESPTPSERDSSDALQGPGARLKEGERALPGGAGGALQPRWPKRLRDSEGMEEQGGSDEALHHPSAPGSVDDSGEEETGDLMHFCTQCGGGFANEAELEEHPCPLGDTHLQGGTEATLFPCASCGHAFSHAWALKNHECVCAAERPHRCELCGKGFTHSRSLERHQVVHTGERPHRCQQCGRSFSRLSNLERHQRIHTGERPYGCEVCGRRFSRVEYLKRHQLIHSGDRDKAGSAHQCSQCGKGFSEPEQLKNHECFL
- the LOC120062287 gene encoding zinc finger protein with KRAB and SCAN domains 1-like isoform X2, with translation MADSVETFQTHLTSVMDSLIRASVCEITKLFQDTVNDYLVEISLNRKEMDGLKLRLRLTENKLRNERKYGMGWAENRRNAGLIVSEDGGRKKRKIEVPRGKQTLGLALGGAGEEGGGAAARVVTGGGWKEARELYLIQFPGEEGELEEEGGCVSGEGEETDNIKEESSDMVEGGYQPASLRLIKEALKMDPPNQNRHTGSRNHSEGDMEFSPMAQEALKRPSAVRHEEGDEEEWDVGSPPTEVSEGVLSVEDLSGLETALRAERGRQQAALRIPPTAGSNRGSMSPDPEVMAGSEFSLGQKYIGLDGLEQEGALESPTPSERDSSDALQGPGARLKEGERALPGGAGGALQPRWPKRLRDSEGMEEQGGSDEALHHPSAPGSVDDSGEEETGDLMHFCTQCGGGFANEAELEEHPCPLGDTHLQGGTEATLFPCASCGHAFSHAWALKNHECVCAAERPHRCELCGKGFTHSRSLERHQVVHTGERPHRCQQCGRSFSRLSNLERHQRIHTGERPYGCEVCGRRFSRVEYLKRHQLIHSGDRDKAGSAHQCSQCGKGFSEPEQLKNHECFL